GACGTCGTCACAGTATGTCATCTTCTCCTCGGTCAGGGTATAGATCTGCAGCTGGGGGTACTTCTCTGTCACCTTGACCAGTGCCTGGTAGGTTGAGCCCATCTTCTCCCTGCTCATCTTTTTTGCTGGCCCCCAGATGAAGTAAAGGGTCTCTTGGGACTGCTGGAAGAAGTAGGGCTGGTTCCCCAGCAGCAGCGGAACGCTGGTGTGTGAGACCACCCGGATAGTGCTGCGTGCCCCCACGTCCTGCTCATAGCCGGTGGTGGGGGCATGGTTCATGCGCAGGACACACTCCTGCCCGTCGAtggcctgtcccagctgtgagCCCAGCATCTGCCCCGAGCTGGAGACGATGGCGCAGCGGCGGCACAGCGCTCGCTCCAGCGGCTGTGGGGAGACACACCGtcagctcctccttccctcccgcAGCAGCTGGATACACCTCAGCCCCTGCCGGCCCTTCCCAAAGGACAggaaaactgaggcacaggTGGGCCGAGCCACCCCACCGGCCCCATCCCCACGCACCTTCCCGTCGGGAACGCGGCTGTAGCCCTGGAAGCTGCGGACGCTGGATGCGGTGGGGctgtcccgcagccccggggccgagcagcagggctgcacgCGGGCGTGGTAGCACAGCAGGATGTACAGcaccgccgccaccgccgcgcACACCAGCGTTAGGAAGAGCCGGACCTAGAAGCAGAGCGGGGGGAGTTCTGCGGGCCTGTCCACGCGCACCGGCCCCGCGCCGGATGCCGGTGGCCCCGTGGCCACGAGGGAGTTGCCCCTCGGAGGGTGTTGAGGTGTGTTGGGGGGAGTGGTGCGGGGTGCCGGGCCCGGCTCACTCCCTGCAGCGGCGATGCCCGCACGCCCTACGGGCTCCGTGCCGCCCGCGGGCACCGGCAGCAGCCGGGCTCAGCCCCCTCCGGCCCCTCGCCCCCTGCCCCAGCGGGTACTCACCAGCGTCTTCATCCTCGGGGGGCTGGCGAATCCCCGGGCGGGGTCCGGGGGTCACCGGGAGGGTGGGGGCTCGCACCCTGCAATCGGAGCGGGCTCAGCGGCGGCACCCGGCGTGAGGTCGCCCGGCGGGATCGCCCCGGTCGCCCAACGCCTCGTGCCGGGACTTCCCCGAGGCCATTACCGGGGATCCCCCCACGCACTCTCATTCCCCTTCCCCGGGGTCCCCCACATGTGCAGTTCAGTTCCCCCCGTGCCTCCGCgggcgccgccccgccgggcagggGTCGGGGCCGGGGTGTCTCCCCCGCGCGGAGCCCCCGGTTCTCCCACTCACCGAGCCGGGAGCCACCGGCGGGTCCTGCATCCCGCCCGGAGTGGGGCTGGcgggccgcggcggggcggAGCCGAGCGGGCACTGCCGgaaccggcaccgggaccgcccccggccgccccgccccgccccgcgaCCCCGCTTCTCCGGGGACGCGCCCGCCCGCGCCCGCGGGCTCGTGCCCGGCGCACCGGGACCGACCCCGGCGCCCACCTCGTGTGTCCCGACACCGATGCCCGCCTCTCTCCCTACCGCGTGCCACGGTAGCGACCCCACGCTCCTTCCCCCTCTTGCCCTGCCCTCTCAGGCTCCCCTCCCGCTCGGGGCTCCGGCagcctccctgtcccctgtgctctCTCACCTCCGTGCACCACCAGCTCCCGGTGAGCCCAGGGACACCACGAGGATCCGGAATGGCtcaggagagagagagcagggcaggtgaCACCCTGGTACCCCAGACCCCATCCAATGGCCCCGGGGGGCCGCCCatcacctgcagcccctcctgccagggTCAAGCCACAGAGCACCCATGGGAAGTGTCCCCAGAGCGAGCTGCCCGCTGGCCCGGGGGGGCATTGGATTTCTCCCACTGGAGCTAAAGAAATGTGAGATGTAACCTTGAAACCAATCCCCCACACTGTCCTGAACAGGCCTGAAACCAGAGGGAGGAAATGACAGGGACACCACTGGGCTCCTGCATAGGAAGCAAGGCTGGAGGGGGCGGTcacaccagcagctgctcagtcACCACTGAATTCTTCCACCCCTTGCTTCCTTCTGCCCCAGCCCAAAACCACCCTTGTAGGGTGGGCTGAGCCCCGGccagcaggtgagcagcagggcagggcagcaggggctttgacagctcagcagcctctgcaAGAGCTGGAAACAAACCTCCAGCCAGAGCCTCACCTCTGGAccctctgctggctcctgcagccaggctcagctgtgGCCCTCGGGGTGTCCTCAAGCCACCAGCATCACCCCTAGGCAGAATGGGAGACTGTGGGACATGCTGTTGGCAGGAAATTCACAGTACATGCATGAAGGGTTAGAGTGCCCCAAAtctgccctccccaggcaggctACAGCAGCCCCAAGCATGGCAGAGCCAGCACGAAGTTTGGCCAGGCTGTCTCTGGCGCTTCCCTGCCTGACCTCACCAGTAGGACCTGTCAtgcactgccagggctgtgcagctgaaCCCACCCTGGCAGGCTTGTGGCACCCCTTGGCATGGGCAGAGGACAGGGAGCGAGACCTTACAGACCTTTATTGAGGGTGATCCTGTTTGCCGTGGTCcaggggagctgccagggcagcagctgctgccaggagaggaAACCCCCCAGGGGAAGGACACTGCCACCACAGctgcctgctcagccccagcctggctggcacaCGGAGCCTTGTCCAGGGCAGGAATCCAGCCAGGACTGAGAGCTGTGATGGGAACCACACCCAACACTTCCCTGGGATCCAGGACATCTTCTCACCATCCCCTCAGCTGGGTGGGACACAGGGGGCggcactgtccctgctccctctgcataCCCAGCCTCATGGGAGTCCCTCTTCAGAAGGGCAAGAGCCCCCAGCACTGTGATTAGCCTTTCCAGAAGCAAATGGAGAAGGCAAACCTGTCCTTTGCAAGCCCAAAGTCTCATTTCTCTCCTTTCAGACTAgaatcaaaaaaaccccacaaactgTAGgtaaacttttaaataaaattcccaGAAGGAACAAACTACTGGGCcgagccagagctgaggggaagGAGTGCCCAGAgtgggcagggcagccccagctggggagCAGGTCCCTCAGCAGGGGCTCTGGTCCCTCACTTGATGAGCCTTGGATGAATCCTGCTTCTCTTTGGTCAGTGAATTGTAAACTACAGGTTTAGTCTCTGCAGGAGGGAACGtgggagcagctcagtgctgggcACCTTGGAGATgtctgcctggagctgcaggaaaagtcTTTTCCTGGCTATGATGCTGCAGCGTGGGCACATCCTCATCTCCTCAGCTGGGACTTCAGTCTGATTTCTTGGCACGTTTCCTGCTCTTCCACATGACAAACATTATAAAAACACCTGCCAAGAGAGAGAGAACCAATTCAGGTAGGAAACTTTTAATTCCAGGCACTTCTACAACACCTGGCAATGAGAAACAGAATCTCAGCAGAGAGAGCAAGAAAATTCTGCTGTCCAGAGGCTCAAACAGCCAAAaatcacacacaaacacagccccaaGTCCCTGTGCCAGGCTAAGCTGCAACAGAGAACCACAGAGAGTGTAACGAGTGTCACACATTAGCTAAACCCCTAGCAaccctcttccttcttcctaaTTTAGAAGTTTCTAATTAGAAATAACTCTCACCTATAaatagcagcagcaggagcccggCTGCCACAGGGATGATAACTGCATATTCCCGAGGCAGGAAATACTGGTGGATCCCATGGTCGCTGTCGAtgaagggctgcagggacacagaggggcgTCAGCAGGTGGGCACAACACCTCGAGTGCAGCCTCGAGGTTTTGGGAGAAACACGGA
The genomic region above belongs to Vidua macroura isolate BioBank_ID:100142 chromosome 21, ASM2450914v1, whole genome shotgun sequence and contains:
- the ST6GALNAC4 gene encoding alpha-N-acetyl-neuraminyl-2,3-beta-galactosyl-1,3-N-acetyl-galactosaminide alpha-2,6-sialyltransferase isoform X2, giving the protein MKTLVRLFLTLVCAAVAAVLYILLCYHARVQPCCSAPGLRDSPTASSVRSFQGYSRVPDGKPLERALCRRCAIVSSSGQMLGSQLGQAIDGQECVLRMNHAPTTGYEQDVGARSTIRVVSHTSVPLLLGNQPYFFQQSQETLYFIWGPAKKMSREKMGSTYQALVKVTEKYPQLQIYTLTEEKMTYCDDVFQNETGKNRMKSGSFLSTGWFTMILAMELCEQICVFGMVSDSYCREKNHSSVPYHYFEKGRLDECKMYLMHEQARRAGHRFITEKAIFSRWAKRRNIVFNHPSWAGRAAM
- the ST6GALNAC4 gene encoding alpha-N-acetyl-neuraminyl-2,3-beta-galactosyl-1,3-N-acetyl-galactosaminide alpha-2,6-sialyltransferase isoform X1, with the translated sequence MKTLVRLFLTLVCAAVAAVLYILLCYHARVQPCCSAPGLRDSPTASSVRSFQGYSRVPDGKPLERALCRRCAIVSSSGQMLGSQLGQAIDGQECVLRMNHAPTTGYEQDVGARSTIRVVSHTSVPLLLGNQPYFFQQSQETLYFIWGPAKKMSREKMGSTYQALVKVTEKYPQLQIYTLTEEKMTYCDDVFQNETGKNRMKSGSFLSTGWFTMILAMELCEQICVFGMVSDSYCREKNHSSVPYHYFEKGRLDECKMYLMHEQARRAGHRFITEKAIFSRWAKRRNIVFNHPSWAGSWWMDWEPPVGTWGA
- the DPM2 gene encoding dolichol phosphate-mannose biosynthesis regulatory protein; translation: MATATDQLVGFGLVAFSLVLFVYYTLWIIVLPFIDSDHGIHQYFLPREYAVIIPVAAGLLLLLFIGVFIMFVMWKSRKRAKKSD